A part of Deinococcus ruber genomic DNA contains:
- a CDS encoding GAF domain-containing protein — protein sequence MTVDADLPAAQALRTGTPLWLADHAAARYPRMQQMVEAYQLQALACLPLSRSNRLFGVLVLDFTVPQTFDSDLRALLLSAAEETGQALGRTGVLSARRRPGPVGARDATAEPIH from the coding sequence GTGACCGTCGATGCAGACCTGCCGGCTGCTCAGGCCCTGCGAACCGGCACGCCGCTGTGGCTTGCCGATCACGCGGCAGCGCGATACCCACGGATGCAGCAGATGGTGGAAGCGTATCAGTTGCAGGCCCTTGCCTGCTTGCCGTTGTCCCGGTCGAATCGGCTGTTCGGTGTGCTGGTGCTGGACTTCACCGTCCCGCAGACCTTCGATTCAGATCTGCGCGCCCTGCTGCTCAGTGCGGCCGAGGAGACCGGACAGGCGCTGGGGCGCACCGGCGTGCTGAGTGCCCGGCGCCGACCAGGCCCAGTTGGTGCGCGTGACGCAACAGCTGAGCCGATACACTGA
- a CDS encoding putative bifunctional diguanylate cyclase/phosphodiesterase, which produces MAAAAFDSTVALIVVLDRAGQIVRFNAACERLSGYHERDVLGQVLWPLVLDPPTAHWAAAAFANLTPGQPLSTYQNDWLTATGEHRHIMWETTYLLDAAGDIDLVVATGIDLTEEHRTQHEQQESEARFRALFDRSADGVVLIDPHDPLIPWRIVDCNAAFARMNGYPPERLIGHSIDLLHETPLMATQGPQLLTWIRTQGEHARGEGTHRHADGRVFPIESSSCVITLGGRELVLGIDRDISERKHAQAQLQALNERLAHDASHDVLTGLPNRAMLLERLDTELRRAARSETAVAVMFVDLDGFKHVNDTLGHAAGDTVLRTVATRLQCLLRPSDTVARVGGDEFVVVLPDMNMAHDAARVAQRLQAEVSRPMPIQGMDITINCSIGISVSPQDGHDVDTLLRHADLAMYDIKKAGKHAVCFYEPIMNAEAQARLQTETRLRAAIMRQTLTVHYQPQVDVISGHWLGLEALARWTDADLGVVSPDEFIPVAEETGLIMPLGAWVLNEACRQAAAWTLRVPMAVNVSPLQIVHPEFVDIVAQALDRYGMSPQLLKLEVTERLGLHESVLAAESMGRLRSLGVTLSLDDFGAGQSAVASLLELAFQEVKLDRSLLANVTDDPASWQVLGALLALARGLNLSVVMEGVETPLQLHVVRTLGCTVAQGYLTGCPSPPTEMAQLLAFGSATRPAN; this is translated from the coding sequence GTGGCGGCGGCCGCGTTCGATAGCACCGTCGCCCTGATTGTGGTGCTCGACCGCGCGGGCCAGATCGTTCGCTTCAATGCCGCGTGCGAACGCCTGAGTGGCTACCACGAACGCGACGTGCTCGGCCAGGTGCTGTGGCCCTTGGTGCTCGACCCGCCAACCGCCCACTGGGCCGCGGCCGCCTTCGCGAACCTGACGCCCGGGCAGCCGCTCAGCACCTACCAAAACGACTGGCTCACCGCCACCGGTGAGCACCGGCACATCATGTGGGAAACCACGTACCTGCTCGACGCTGCCGGAGACATTGACCTGGTCGTCGCGACTGGCATTGATCTGACCGAGGAACACCGGACACAGCACGAGCAGCAAGAAAGTGAAGCGCGGTTCCGAGCGCTGTTTGACCGGTCCGCGGACGGCGTCGTGCTCATCGACCCGCACGACCCACTGATTCCCTGGCGAATTGTGGACTGCAATGCGGCATTCGCTCGTATGAACGGCTACCCACCCGAGCGCCTGATCGGTCATTCCATCGATCTGCTCCACGAAACCCCCCTGATGGCCACCCAAGGCCCCCAGCTGCTCACCTGGATCCGCACGCAAGGCGAACACGCGCGCGGCGAAGGCACCCACCGGCATGCGGATGGTCGGGTGTTCCCCATTGAGAGCAGCTCCTGCGTGATTACGCTGGGTGGGCGTGAACTGGTCCTGGGGATCGACCGGGACATCTCCGAACGAAAACACGCCCAGGCGCAGCTTCAGGCTCTGAATGAGCGCCTGGCGCACGACGCGTCCCATGACGTCTTGACTGGCCTTCCCAACCGGGCGATGCTGCTGGAGCGGCTCGACACGGAATTGCGGCGGGCCGCCCGCAGCGAAACGGCGGTTGCGGTGATGTTTGTGGATCTGGATGGGTTCAAACACGTGAACGATACGCTGGGGCACGCGGCGGGCGACACGGTGCTGCGGACCGTGGCTACGCGGCTGCAGTGCCTGTTGCGGCCCAGTGATACGGTCGCGCGGGTGGGGGGCGACGAGTTTGTGGTGGTGCTCCCTGACATGAACATGGCCCATGACGCCGCGCGCGTCGCGCAGCGGCTCCAGGCGGAGGTGAGTCGACCGATGCCGATTCAGGGGATGGACATCACCATCAACTGCAGTATCGGGATCAGTGTGTCTCCGCAGGACGGCCACGACGTGGACACGCTGCTGCGGCACGCGGACCTGGCGATGTATGACATCAAAAAAGCGGGCAAACACGCCGTGTGCTTCTACGAGCCCATCATGAATGCCGAGGCGCAGGCGCGTCTGCAGACCGAGACGCGCCTGCGCGCGGCCATCATGCGGCAGACACTGACGGTGCATTACCAGCCGCAGGTGGACGTGATCAGCGGACACTGGCTGGGCCTGGAAGCGCTGGCCCGCTGGACCGATGCGGACTTAGGAGTGGTGAGTCCTGACGAGTTCATTCCGGTTGCCGAGGAAACCGGGCTGATCATGCCACTGGGGGCGTGGGTGTTGAACGAGGCCTGTCGCCAGGCCGCCGCATGGACGCTCCGGGTGCCGATGGCGGTAAATGTCTCGCCTCTGCAGATCGTGCACCCAGAATTTGTCGACATTGTCGCCCAGGCGTTGGATCGGTACGGCATGTCGCCCCAGCTGTTGAAACTGGAGGTAACCGAACGCCTGGGCCTGCACGAGTCCGTCCTGGCCGCCGAGTCCATGGGCCGCCTGCGGTCGTTGGGTGTCACCTTGTCGCTGGACGACTTCGGCGCTGGGCAGTCTGCCGTGGCGTCGCTGCTGGAGTTGGCATTTCAGGAGGTGAAGCTGGACCGCTCCCTGCTGGCCAACGTGACCGACGATCCGGCGTCGTGGCAGGTGCTGGGCGCGCTGCTGGCCCTGGCGCGCGGCCTTAACCTGTCCGTGGTGATGGAGGGGGTGGAAACGCCGCTGCAGCTGCACGTGGTCCGCACGCTGGGCTGCACGGTGGCGCAGGGCTACCTGACGGGTTGCCCGAGCCCGCCGACGGAGATGGCGCAGTTGCTGGCGTTTGGTTCAGCAACGCGTCCCGCGAACTGA
- a CDS encoding transposase produces the protein MIRDQTKLDTQDQQVLAAINARSEVVSCAHDLTQAFTRLMRERQPQALEPWFQSAKTSGLPDFVTFARGLERDVVALKAALLLRWSNGPVEGIFNNIKLIKRQAYGRASFQLLRQRVLMAMWRAIIKNDGERVRGFTPVLRHRQTPTWTPLADTPSASDPCFQGMDAPSPPRLWPRPPTTKSEGTSMDRGGTFTGA, from the coding sequence ATGATCCGAGATCAGACCAAGCTCGACACGCAGGATCAACAGGTGCTCGCGGCTATCAACGCTCGTTCTGAGGTCGTGAGCTGTGCTCACGACCTCACTCAGGCCTTCACACGGTTAATGCGTGAACGACAGCCGCAGGCCCTCGAACCCTGGTTCCAGTCCGCGAAGACGTCTGGTTTGCCGGATTTTGTGACGTTCGCCCGCGGTCTTGAACGCGATGTTGTAGCGCTCAAGGCGGCCCTCCTGCTAAGGTGGTCAAATGGCCCCGTTGAGGGCATTTTCAACAACATCAAATTGATCAAACGCCAAGCGTATGGCCGAGCTTCATTTCAACTCCTGCGACAACGCGTCCTGATGGCCATGTGGCGAGCAATCATCAAAAATGACGGTGAACGGGTTCGGGGGTTCACTCCAGTACTTCGGCACCGACAGACCCCGACATGGACACCCTTGGCCGACACGCCCTCGGCATCAGATCCCTGTTTCCAGGGCATGGACGCGCCGTCACCCCCACGCTTATGGCCGCGGCCTCCCACGACCAAATCAGAAGGCACTTCGATGGACAGGGGCGGCACATTCACCGGTGCCTAG
- a CDS encoding response regulator transcription factor: MTQLHVLIIDDDDDIARLLQLDLQDAGYHTSRADSVVKGLILAREHAPDLLLLDLGLPDGDGRDVLTRLRKNSQVPIIVLTARDVIEEKVELLTLGADDYVVKPFQLQELLARIAVQFRQEVEASLQVSGLEVRLQQRLVLYGGQELPLTPTEFELLALLMQQPGRVYSRQELIETLRTKETLRENSNVMDVHMANLRSKLRDHGAYSYLRTVRGYGYALRGPQSIDPL; encoded by the coding sequence ATGACCCAGTTGCACGTCCTTATCATTGACGACGACGACGATATCGCCCGCCTCCTGCAGCTTGATCTCCAAGACGCTGGCTATCACACCAGCCGCGCCGACTCCGTTGTCAAAGGACTGATCTTGGCGCGTGAACATGCCCCAGATCTGCTGCTGCTGGATCTTGGCTTACCAGACGGTGACGGACGCGACGTCCTCACGCGGCTGCGGAAGAACAGTCAGGTGCCGATTATTGTGCTGACCGCCCGCGACGTCATTGAGGAAAAAGTAGAGTTGTTGACGCTTGGGGCGGATGATTACGTGGTCAAGCCCTTTCAGCTCCAAGAGTTGCTGGCACGCATCGCGGTGCAGTTTCGCCAGGAGGTGGAGGCGTCACTTCAGGTGAGCGGGTTAGAAGTGCGGCTTCAGCAGCGACTCGTGCTGTACGGGGGGCAGGAGTTGCCTTTAACGCCCACGGAATTTGAACTGTTGGCGTTGTTGATGCAGCAGCCCGGTCGGGTGTATTCACGCCAAGAGCTCATCGAGACCCTCCGGACAAAGGAGACGCTGCGCGAGAACAGCAACGTCATGGACGTGCACATGGCCAACCTCCGCAGCAAACTCCGCGACCACGGCGCGTACAGCTACCTGCGAACCGTACGGGGGTATGGATACGCCCTGCGAGGGCCACAGTCAATCGACCCGCTCTAA